In the bacterium genome, one interval contains:
- a CDS encoding response regulator produces the protein MSRGTILVVEKDAFYASFYEQLLTREGYQVAHAESVAEGLRLYREQPCEVVISDMVLGAEDGLALLEAVRSANPRQDVVMITSMQSLRKAVEALKRGAADYLTKPVDGDELLLLLRTLIERQTLDRERSRLAGENVLFAEQLRVHRRGLELLAMLDTDRVIDHFLDLLAGETGAAWAALFFHREEDDTFVFAARRGIHDVRLERPEAGFATPALREQFFRGRAVLEDRDGGQHPEGSAGGGHRFRLPLRVGERVRGMAVLGPRRDDAPHREHQVAVARAIAESGALALENARSFALEAARDVLDPVTATYSPVYFHQAGEKEVNIAHRYGRSFSAVVIQLDNYGAVKAALKESQARQMLKEFAAKVLEIARETDVVSMLEEGLFAVIVAETDYYGSLMFMKRLRAALRGTVFSVDLTRELRPRVVMGAASYPRDGEQLVAILRRARERLAQDRASLVRRLNLDERSFWNAFAHLLALGETPEPPPVGDWLTLTGGEIDQVRNLFLEEIGRLGGTRGLVYLGVQSVDSGTFSYSGFSRLAGSRTSVFCLGARGPGGWSHPEITPVYLTDEQIAANRFLICVTEYSYYACLCRPDGADAWRVFHSADPFLAQELVSKLQERYLLQQRVG, from the coding sequence GTGTCGAGGGGGACGATACTCGTCGTCGAGAAGGATGCCTTCTACGCCTCCTTCTACGAGCAGCTCCTGACGCGCGAGGGCTACCAGGTCGCCCACGCCGAGAGCGTCGCCGAGGGGCTGCGCCTCTACCGCGAGCAGCCCTGCGAGGTCGTGATCTCGGACATGGTCCTCGGCGCCGAGGACGGCCTCGCCCTCCTCGAGGCGGTGCGCTCGGCCAACCCGCGCCAGGACGTCGTGATGATCACGAGCATGCAGTCGCTGCGCAAGGCCGTCGAGGCGCTCAAGCGCGGGGCGGCGGACTACCTGACCAAGCCGGTGGACGGCGACGAGCTGCTCCTGCTGCTGCGCACGCTCATCGAGCGCCAGACGCTGGACCGCGAGCGCTCGCGGCTGGCGGGGGAGAACGTCCTCTTCGCGGAGCAGCTGCGCGTGCACCGGCGCGGGCTGGAGCTGCTCGCGATGCTCGACACCGACCGGGTGATCGACCACTTCCTCGACCTGCTCGCCGGCGAGACCGGCGCGGCCTGGGCGGCGCTCTTCTTCCACCGCGAGGAGGACGACACCTTCGTCTTCGCGGCGCGGCGCGGCATCCACGACGTGCGCCTGGAGCGGCCGGAGGCGGGCTTCGCCACCCCGGCGCTGCGCGAGCAGTTCTTCCGCGGGCGGGCGGTCCTCGAAGACCGCGACGGCGGCCAGCACCCCGAGGGGTCGGCCGGCGGCGGACACCGCTTCCGGCTCCCGCTGCGGGTGGGCGAGCGGGTCCGCGGGATGGCGGTCCTCGGCCCGCGACGCGACGACGCACCGCACCGCGAGCACCAGGTCGCCGTCGCGCGCGCCATCGCCGAGAGCGGCGCGCTCGCGCTCGAGAACGCCCGCAGCTTCGCCCTGGAGGCCGCCCGCGACGTGCTCGACCCGGTGACCGCCACGTACTCGCCCGTCTACTTCCACCAGGCCGGCGAGAAGGAGGTCAATATCGCGCACCGCTACGGGCGCAGCTTCTCGGCCGTCGTCATCCAGCTCGACAACTACGGCGCGGTCAAGGCGGCCCTCAAGGAGTCCCAGGCGCGCCAGATGCTCAAGGAGTTCGCGGCAAAGGTCCTCGAGATCGCGCGCGAGACCGACGTGGTCTCGATGCTCGAGGAGGGACTGTTCGCGGTGATCGTGGCCGAGACCGACTACTACGGCTCGCTGATGTTCATGAAGCGGCTGCGCGCGGCGCTGCGCGGCACGGTCTTCTCCGTCGACCTGACGCGGGAGCTGCGGCCCCGGGTCGTGATGGGCGCGGCCAGCTACCCCCGCGACGGCGAGCAGCTCGTGGCCATCCTGCGCCGGGCCCGCGAGCGGCTCGCCCAGGACCGCGCGAGCCTCGTGCGCCGCCTCAATCTCGACGAGCGCTCCTTCTGGAACGCCTTCGCCCACCTGCTCGCCCTGGGCGAGACGCCCGAGCCGCCGCCCGTCGGCGACTGGCTGACCCTCACGGGCGGCGAGATCGACCAGGTGCGCAACCTCTTCCTCGAGGAGATCGGCCGCCTCGGCGGCACGCGCGGCCTCGTCTACCTCGGCGTGCAGAGCGTGGATTCCGGGACCTTCTCGTATTCCGGCTTCTCGCGCCTCGCCGGCTCGCGGACGTCGGTCTTCTGCCTCGGCGCGCGCGGGCCGGGGGGCTGGAGCCACCCCGAGATCACGCCGGTGTACCTCACCGACGAGCAGATCGCCGCCAACCGCTTCCTGATCTGCGTCACCGAGTACAGCTACTACGCCTGCCTCTGCCGCCCGGACGGGGCGGACGCCTGGCGCGTCTTCCACAGCGCCGACCCCTTCCTCGCCCAGGAGCTGGTGAGCAAGCTCCAGG